From one Streptomyces mobaraensis genomic stretch:
- a CDS encoding SOS response-associated peptidase translates to MCGRYAASRGPEDLAGLLDVEVWEPEETLAPDWNVAPTKEVYAVLERPLKGAHDRRPVRQLRVLKWGLVPSWAKSPEGAARMINARAETVHEKPSYRRAFAERRCLLPADGYYEWVTGAQERELEVQGRRKRPRKQPYFVTPADGSVMAMAGLYEFWRDRTLPDDHPAAWWATCSVITTEADDRPFAGGTEDGPRSLAGIHPRMPLVLPPDRWAAWLDPARTDPEELRSLLAPPPPGLVRAYPVTTAVSDVRNNGPELVTELAAPEETTLF, encoded by the coding sequence ATGTGCGGGCGGTACGCGGCGAGCCGGGGGCCGGAGGATCTGGCCGGGCTCCTGGACGTGGAGGTGTGGGAGCCGGAGGAGACCCTGGCGCCGGACTGGAACGTGGCGCCCACCAAAGAGGTGTACGCCGTCCTGGAGCGCCCGCTCAAGGGCGCGCATGACCGGCGCCCGGTCCGGCAGCTGCGCGTCCTGAAGTGGGGGCTCGTCCCTTCCTGGGCGAAGTCGCCGGAGGGCGCCGCCCGCATGATCAACGCCCGGGCGGAGACGGTGCACGAGAAGCCGTCCTATCGGCGGGCGTTCGCGGAGCGGCGCTGCCTGCTCCCGGCGGACGGTTACTACGAGTGGGTCACCGGCGCACAGGAGCGCGAGCTGGAGGTGCAGGGCCGCCGCAAGCGCCCCCGGAAGCAGCCCTATTTCGTGACGCCCGCCGACGGCTCGGTCATGGCGATGGCCGGCCTCTACGAGTTCTGGCGCGACCGCACCCTCCCCGACGACCACCCGGCGGCCTGGTGGGCCACCTGCTCGGTGATAACCACCGAGGCCGACGACCGCCCGTTCGCCGGCGGCACCGAGGACGGCCCGCGCTCCCTGGCCGGGATCCACCCCCGGATGCCGCTGGTCCTGCCGCCCGACCGCTGGGCCGCCTGGCTCGACCCGGCGCGTACGGACCCGGAGGAGCTGCGCTCGCTGCTCGCCCCGCCCCCGCCCGGGCTGGTGCGCGCGTACCCGGTGACGACGGCGGTCAGCGACGTCCGCAACAACGGGCCGGAGCTGGTGACCGAGCTGGCGGCGCCGGAGGAGACGACGCTGTTCTGA
- a CDS encoding Fur family transcriptional regulator, with amino-acid sequence MSDLLERLRGRGWRLTAQRRVVAEVLDGDHVHYTADEVHAKATELLPEISRATVYNTLGELVSLGEIIEVSTDGRAKRYDPNAHHAHQHLVCSRCGTIRDVHPSGDLLAGLPAEERFGFRVSAVEVTYRGVCPGCSEA; translated from the coding sequence ATGAGTGACCTGCTGGAACGGCTCCGGGGACGTGGCTGGCGGCTGACCGCGCAGCGGCGCGTCGTCGCCGAGGTGCTCGACGGGGACCATGTGCACTACACCGCCGACGAAGTGCACGCCAAGGCGACCGAACTGCTCCCGGAGATCTCCCGGGCGACGGTCTACAACACGCTCGGCGAACTGGTGTCCCTCGGCGAGATCATCGAGGTGAGCACCGACGGCCGGGCGAAACGCTACGACCCGAACGCCCACCACGCGCACCAGCACCTGGTGTGCTCCCGCTGCGGCACCATCCGCGACGTCCACCCCTCCGGGGACCTCCTCGCCGGGCTGCCGGCGGAGGAGCGCTTCGGCTTCCGGGTGTCCGCGGTCGAGGTGACCTACCGCGGGGTGTGCCCGGGCTGCTCGGAGGCGTGA
- a CDS encoding DMT family transporter has translation MAWLLVVVAGLLETGFAVCLKLSHGFTRLWPTIAFACFALGSFGLLTLSLRKLDVGPAYAVWTGIGAAGTAIYGMVFLDDLVSTLKLVSIAFVIVGVIGLQLSGSAH, from the coding sequence ATGGCGTGGCTGCTGGTCGTGGTCGCAGGGCTTCTGGAAACCGGCTTCGCCGTCTGCCTCAAACTCTCGCACGGCTTCACCCGCCTGTGGCCGACGATCGCCTTCGCCTGCTTCGCCCTCGGCAGCTTCGGCCTGCTGACCCTCTCCCTCCGGAAGCTGGACGTGGGCCCGGCCTACGCGGTGTGGACGGGCATCGGCGCGGCCGGGACGGCGATCTACGGCATGGTCTTCCTGGACGACCTGGTCTCCACGCTGAAGCTGGTCTCGATCGCGTTCGTGATCGTCGGGGTGATCGGGCTCCAGCTGTCGGGCTCCGCGCACTGA
- a CDS encoding catalase: MTTTGPLTTESGAPVADNQNSETAGIGGPVLVQDQLLLEKLAHFNRERIPERVVHARGAGAYGTFTVTQDVTRWTRANFLSQVGKQTETFLRFSTVAGNLGSADAVRDPRGFALKFYTEEGNYDLVGNNTPIFFIRDAIKFPDFIHTQKRDPYTGSQEADNVWDFWGLSPEATHQVTWLFGDRGIPASYRHMDGFGSHTYQWNNEAGEVFWVKYHFKTDQGIKNLTQEEANRLAGEDPDSHQRDLRESIERGDFPSWTVSVQIMPADEAATYRFNPFDLTKVWPHADYPLHEIGKLELNRNPDNVFAEVEQSAFSPSHFVPGIGPSPDKMLQGRLFAYADAHRYRVGINADQLPVNRPHATTARTYGRDGYAYDGRHGRAKNYEPNSFGGPAETGRPLWQPVPVTGVTGNIATPTHAEDNDFVQAGNLYRLMTEEEKERLIANLAGFIAKVSRDDIAERAINNFRQADPDYGKRLEAAVQALRG; this comes from the coding sequence ATGACCACAACGGGCCCGCTGACCACGGAGTCCGGAGCTCCGGTCGCGGACAACCAGAACAGTGAGACCGCGGGCATCGGTGGCCCCGTCCTGGTGCAGGACCAGCTGCTGCTGGAGAAGCTCGCGCACTTCAACCGCGAGCGGATCCCGGAGCGCGTGGTGCACGCCCGCGGCGCCGGCGCCTACGGCACCTTCACCGTGACGCAGGACGTCACCCGGTGGACCAGGGCGAACTTCCTGTCGCAGGTCGGGAAGCAGACGGAAACGTTCCTCCGCTTCTCCACCGTCGCCGGCAACCTCGGCTCGGCGGACGCGGTGCGCGACCCGCGCGGCTTCGCGCTGAAGTTCTACACCGAAGAGGGCAACTACGACCTCGTCGGCAACAACACGCCGATCTTCTTCATCCGCGACGCCATCAAGTTCCCCGACTTCATCCACACCCAGAAGCGCGACCCGTACACCGGCTCGCAGGAGGCGGACAACGTCTGGGACTTCTGGGGTCTGTCGCCCGAGGCCACCCACCAGGTGACCTGGCTCTTCGGCGACCGCGGCATCCCCGCCTCGTACCGCCACATGGACGGCTTCGGCTCGCACACCTACCAGTGGAACAACGAGGCCGGCGAGGTCTTCTGGGTCAAGTACCACTTCAAGACCGACCAGGGCATCAAGAACCTCACGCAGGAGGAGGCCAACCGGCTCGCCGGCGAGGACCCCGACTCCCACCAGCGTGACCTGCGCGAGTCCATCGAGCGCGGCGACTTCCCGAGCTGGACGGTGTCCGTCCAGATCATGCCGGCGGACGAGGCGGCGACCTACCGCTTCAACCCGTTCGACCTGACCAAGGTCTGGCCGCACGCGGACTACCCGCTGCACGAGATCGGCAAGCTGGAGCTCAACCGCAACCCCGACAACGTCTTCGCCGAGGTCGAGCAGTCCGCCTTCTCGCCGTCGCACTTCGTGCCCGGCATCGGACCGTCCCCCGACAAGATGCTCCAGGGCCGGCTGTTCGCCTACGCCGACGCCCACCGCTACCGCGTCGGCATCAACGCCGACCAGCTGCCGGTGAACCGCCCGCACGCCACCACGGCCCGCACCTACGGCCGGGACGGCTACGCCTACGACGGCCGCCACGGCCGGGCGAAGAACTACGAGCCGAACAGCTTCGGCGGCCCCGCGGAGACCGGACGGCCGCTGTGGCAGCCGGTCCCCGTCACCGGGGTCACCGGCAACATCGCGACTCCCACGCACGCCGAGGACAACGACTTCGTCCAGGCGGGCAACCTCTACCGGCTGATGACGGAGGAGGAGAAGGAGCGCCTGATCGCCAACCTCGCGGGCTTCATCGCCAAGGTGTCGCGCGACGACATCGCGGAGCGGGCGATCAACAACTTCCGCCAGGCGGACCCCGACTACGGCAAGCGGCTGGAGGCCGCGGTCCAGGCCCTGCGCGGCTAG
- a CDS encoding CBS domain-containing protein has product MLVRDAMSTIVLTIGPAHTLRQAARLMSARRVGAAVVLDPDTSGLGILTERDVLNALGAGCDPDRETAHRHTTSDVVFAAPEWTLEEAATAMSRGEFRHLIVLDGQETVGVVSVRDVIRCWVAHGVPRRDGAALTA; this is encoded by the coding sequence ATGCTCGTCCGCGACGCCATGAGCACGATCGTCCTCACCATCGGCCCCGCCCACACCCTCCGGCAGGCCGCCCGGCTGATGTCCGCACGGCGGGTCGGCGCGGCCGTCGTCCTCGACCCCGACACCAGCGGCCTGGGCATCCTGACCGAACGCGACGTCCTCAACGCGCTCGGCGCCGGGTGCGACCCGGACCGGGAGACCGCCCACCGCCACACCACCTCCGACGTGGTCTTCGCGGCGCCGGAGTGGACGCTGGAGGAGGCCGCCACCGCCATGTCGCGCGGGGAGTTCCGGCATCTGATCGTGCTGGACGGCCAGGAGACCGTGGGCGTGGTCTCGGTGCGCGACGTCATCCGCTGCTGGGTGGCGCACGGGGTGCCACGGCGGGACGGGGCGGCGCTGACGGCGTGA
- the rsgA gene encoding ribosome small subunit-dependent GTPase A, which produces MRRYGKHTDEDDVRVRPNRKGNRPRTSIRPKHEDAAEGFVLTVDRGRLTVLVEDRIVMAMKARELGRKGVVVGDRVAVVGDLSGQKDTLARIVRVEERRSVLRRTADDTDPFERVVVANADQLAIVTALADPEPRPRLIDRCLVAAYDAGLEPLLVLTKSDLAPAEKLMESYGALGLPYVVTNREELAVGEAAERVRERLNGRVTAFVGHSGVGKTTLVNALVPDRQRATGHVNAVTGRGRHTTTSALALPLPSGDGWVIDTPGVRSFGLNHIDPSRVIHAFPDLVPGTEGCPRACSHDEPDCALDQWVTDGHADPQRLYSLRRLLATRERREGD; this is translated from the coding sequence ATGCGCCGCTACGGCAAGCACACCGACGAGGACGACGTCCGCGTCCGCCCCAACCGCAAGGGCAACCGGCCGCGGACCAGCATCCGCCCCAAGCACGAGGACGCCGCCGAGGGCTTCGTCCTCACCGTCGACCGGGGCCGGCTGACGGTCCTCGTCGAGGACCGCATCGTCATGGCCATGAAGGCGCGCGAGCTGGGCCGCAAGGGCGTCGTCGTCGGCGACCGGGTCGCGGTCGTCGGTGACCTCAGCGGACAGAAGGACACCCTCGCCCGGATCGTCCGGGTCGAGGAGCGCCGCTCGGTGCTGCGCAGGACGGCCGACGACACCGACCCGTTCGAGCGGGTCGTGGTCGCCAACGCCGACCAACTGGCCATCGTCACCGCCCTGGCCGACCCCGAGCCGCGCCCCCGGCTGATCGACCGCTGCCTGGTCGCGGCGTACGACGCGGGTCTCGAACCGCTGCTCGTCCTGACCAAGTCGGACCTCGCCCCGGCCGAGAAGCTGATGGAGTCCTACGGCGCGCTGGGCCTGCCCTACGTGGTCACCAACCGCGAGGAGCTGGCCGTCGGGGAGGCCGCGGAGCGGGTGCGGGAGCGGCTCAACGGCCGGGTCACCGCGTTCGTCGGGCACTCCGGCGTCGGCAAGACCACGCTCGTCAACGCGCTCGTCCCGGACCGGCAGCGGGCCACCGGGCACGTCAACGCGGTCACCGGCCGCGGCCGGCACACCACCACGTCGGCGCTGGCCCTGCCGCTGCCCAGCGGTGACGGCTGGGTGATCGACACCCCGGGCGTGCGGTCGTTCGGGCTGAACCACATCGACCCCTCGCGCGTCATCCACGCCTTCCCGGACCTGGTGCCGGGCACCGAGGGCTGCCCGCGCGCGTGCAGCCATGACGAGCCGGACTGCGCGCTGGACCAGTGGGTCACGGACGGGCACGCGGACCCGCAGCGGCTGTACTCGCTGCGCCGGCTTCTGGCCACCCGGGAGCGGCGCGAAGGCGACTGA
- the hisN gene encoding histidinol-phosphatase has product MSDYHDDLRLAHVLADAADAATMERFKALDLKVETKPDMTPVSEADKAAEELIRGHLQRARPRDAVLGEEFGGEGLGPRRWVIDPIDGTKNYVRGVPVWATLISLMVQTEHEGTVDYQPVVGVVSAPALGRRWWAAKDSGAYTGRSLSSASRLTVSKVERMADASFAYSSLSGWEERGLLPRFLDLTRDCWRTRGYGDFWPYMMVAEGSVDICAEPELSLWDMAANVVIVEEAGGRFTGLDGRRGPHSGNAAASNGLLHDELLGYLRA; this is encoded by the coding sequence ATGTCCGACTACCACGATGATCTGCGTTTGGCCCATGTCCTGGCGGACGCCGCCGACGCGGCGACCATGGAACGGTTCAAGGCCCTCGACCTCAAGGTCGAGACCAAACCGGACATGACCCCGGTGAGCGAGGCCGACAAGGCCGCCGAGGAGCTGATCCGCGGTCACCTCCAGCGGGCGCGGCCCCGCGACGCCGTGCTCGGCGAGGAGTTCGGCGGCGAGGGCCTCGGCCCGCGCCGCTGGGTCATCGACCCGATCGACGGCACGAAGAACTACGTGCGCGGGGTGCCCGTCTGGGCGACGCTGATCTCCCTCATGGTCCAGACGGAGCACGAGGGCACCGTCGACTACCAGCCGGTCGTCGGCGTGGTGTCGGCCCCGGCGCTGGGCCGGCGGTGGTGGGCGGCGAAGGACTCGGGCGCGTACACCGGGCGCAGCCTGTCGTCCGCGAGCCGGCTGACGGTCTCCAAGGTCGAGCGCATGGCGGACGCCTCGTTCGCGTACTCCTCGCTGTCGGGCTGGGAGGAGCGCGGGCTGCTGCCGCGCTTCCTGGACCTGACGCGGGACTGCTGGCGGACGCGTGGCTACGGCGATTTCTGGCCGTACATGATGGTCGCCGAGGGCTCGGTGGACATCTGCGCGGAGCCCGAGCTGTCGCTGTGGGACATGGCGGCGAACGTCGTCATCGTGGAGGAGGCCGGCGGCCGGTTCACGGGGCTGGACGGACGGCGGGGGCCGCACAGCGGGAACGCCGCCGCGTCGAACGGGCTGCTGCACGACGAGCTGCTGGGGTATCTGCGCGCCTGA
- a CDS encoding TetR family transcriptional regulator has product MPAARELLLDAAYTALGIRPWHGVRMVDVAAAAGVSRQTLYNEFGSKDGLARALVRREAESFLAGVERSLADAVEREDADAGDCCAAAAVWTLRTARVNPLVRAALTGCRGERLPAQAAPAVPAPRTPPSPVTARSAPTPGTLVERITGSAAGAAGEATARTGRPPDPDVLRRACEAAVRMTLSYVVAPAGSDTEAAEEVAGVVRTLLGGGRE; this is encoded by the coding sequence ATGCCCGCGGCACGAGAGCTCCTGCTGGACGCGGCCTACACGGCGCTCGGCATCCGGCCCTGGCACGGGGTCCGGATGGTCGACGTGGCGGCCGCCGCCGGGGTGTCCCGGCAGACCCTGTACAACGAGTTCGGCAGCAAGGACGGCCTGGCCCGGGCTCTGGTCCGGCGCGAGGCCGAGTCTTTCCTGGCCGGTGTGGAACGCTCGCTGGCCGACGCCGTCGAGCGGGAGGACGCCGACGCCGGCGACTGCTGCGCGGCCGCGGCCGTCTGGACGCTGCGCACCGCGCGGGTCAACCCGCTGGTCCGCGCGGCCCTCACCGGCTGCCGCGGCGAGCGGCTGCCCGCCCAGGCGGCCCCCGCCGTACCGGCGCCGCGCACCCCGCCGTCACCGGTGACGGCCCGGAGCGCCCCCACGCCCGGCACCCTGGTGGAGCGCATCACCGGCAGCGCGGCCGGGGCGGCCGGCGAGGCCACCGCCAGGACCGGCCGCCCGCCGGACCCGGACGTGCTGCGCCGGGCCTGCGAGGCCGCCGTCCGGATGACCCTGTCGTACGTGGTCGCCCCGGCCGGTTCCGACACCGAGGCGGCCGAGGAGGTGGCCGGCGTGGTCAGGACGCTGCTCGGCGGCGGGCGGGAGTGA
- the aroA gene encoding 3-phosphoshikimate 1-carboxyvinyltransferase, which produces MTESPAPTDLWPAPTATGAVDATVTVPGSKSVTNRGLVLAALAAEPGWLRRPLRSRDTLLMAEALRAMGVGIEETVSSSSEGDHDGSGEAWRIIPARLHGPATVDVGNAGTVMRFLPPVAALSDGPVRFDGDPRSYERPLHGVIDALRALGARIDDNDRGALPLTVHGAGALEGGPVEIDASSSSQFVSALLLSGPRFNQGVEVRHVGSALPSLPHIRMTVEMLRAAGAQVDTPESGGEPDVWRVSPSALLGRDLVVEPDLSNAAPFLAAALVTGGRVTIPDWPERTTQPGDALRDIFTAMGGSCELTDAGLTFTGTGRIAGIDADLHEVGELTPVIAAVAALADSESELRGIAHLRLHETDRLAALAKEINELGGDVTETADGLRIRPRPLHGGVFHTYEDHRLATAAAVLGLTVPGVEVENVATTAKTLPDFPELWHGMLGSVAGATTVPRA; this is translated from the coding sequence ATGACCGAGAGCCCCGCGCCCACCGACCTCTGGCCCGCTCCCACCGCGACCGGGGCCGTCGACGCGACCGTCACCGTGCCCGGCTCCAAGTCGGTGACCAACCGCGGCCTCGTCCTCGCGGCGCTCGCCGCCGAGCCCGGCTGGCTGCGCCGCCCGCTGCGCTCGCGCGACACCCTGCTGATGGCGGAGGCGCTGCGCGCCATGGGCGTCGGCATCGAGGAGACCGTCTCCTCCAGCTCCGAGGGAGACCACGACGGCTCCGGCGAGGCGTGGCGGATCATCCCGGCCCGGCTGCACGGCCCGGCCACGGTCGACGTCGGCAACGCGGGCACGGTCATGCGCTTCCTGCCGCCGGTCGCGGCGCTCTCCGACGGCCCGGTCCGTTTCGACGGCGACCCGCGCAGCTACGAGCGCCCGCTGCACGGCGTGATCGACGCGCTGCGCGCGCTGGGCGCCCGGATCGACGACAACGACCGCGGCGCGCTGCCGCTGACCGTGCACGGCGCCGGGGCGCTGGAGGGCGGTCCGGTGGAGATCGACGCCTCGTCGTCGTCCCAGTTCGTGAGCGCGCTGCTGCTCTCCGGCCCGCGCTTCAACCAGGGCGTGGAGGTGCGGCACGTCGGCTCGGCACTGCCCTCGCTGCCGCACATCCGGATGACGGTCGAGATGCTGCGCGCCGCCGGCGCCCAGGTGGACACCCCCGAGTCCGGCGGCGAGCCCGACGTGTGGCGGGTCTCCCCCAGCGCCCTCCTCGGCCGCGACCTGGTGGTCGAGCCCGACCTGTCGAACGCGGCGCCGTTCCTGGCGGCGGCCCTGGTCACCGGCGGCCGGGTCACCATCCCGGACTGGCCCGAGCGCACCACGCAGCCGGGTGACGCACTGCGCGACATCTTCACCGCCATGGGCGGCAGCTGCGAACTGACCGACGCGGGCCTGACGTTCACCGGCACCGGCCGGATCGCCGGCATCGACGCGGACCTGCACGAGGTCGGCGAGCTCACCCCGGTGATCGCCGCGGTGGCCGCGCTCGCCGACTCCGAGTCCGAGCTGCGCGGCATCGCCCACCTGCGGCTGCACGAGACGGACCGGCTGGCCGCGCTGGCCAAGGAGATCAACGAGCTCGGCGGCGACGTCACCGAGACCGCCGACGGCCTGCGCATCCGCCCGCGCCCGCTGCACGGCGGCGTCTTCCACACCTACGAGGACCACCGGCTGGCCACCGCCGCGGCGGTGCTCGGCCTCACCGTCCCGGGTGTCGAGGTGGAGAACGTGGCGACCACCGCCAAGACCCTGCCCGACTTCCCGGAGCTCTGGCACGGCATGCTCGGATCCGTCGCGGGGGCGACGACGGTGCCGAGAGCCTGA
- a CDS encoding tetratricopeptide repeat protein, whose protein sequence is MGDKARLVDARRLVGAPVRGSEQGTDRGSDPDGQGGQVPSQTSVTAAVGASADAADLELETARRRAESGDPAALSTLGALLLRRGDLDAAERCLRAATAEGDRSAANNLGVLLHQRGYPDEAAAWWRVAAVAGSAAAAHALGRYHRERGDEPAAEYWLRQSAESGHALGAYALADLLEHRSDVGAERWFRSAAERGHREAAYRLARILDGRAPGSAATRPGVLPGPAPAAGGRRTPVGGGDTSVRDLRAAAAVGKERGPAAEAEQWYRQAAARGHRRAALHLGTLLEARGEIQEAARWYLTSAKDGESRAACALGFLLRDAGDNDSAAVWWRRAAQDGDGNAANALGALHADRGEAQQAERWYRAALDAGDVNGAYNLALLCAEQGRSAQAEQWYRRAAYAGHREAANALAVLLLQAGDPAGAEPWFSKAAEAGSVDAAFNLGILYAGRHDEREALRWYERAAAAGHTEAALQVAMALLRDGGQEDAEEAERHLRVAARGGSAEAAFRLASLLDREDRGEGAAAECEEWYDRAARQGHRRAQVRLGMIVAARGDVVRAARWYREAAEAGSRNGAFNLGLLLAREGSEPEAALWWTRAAEAGHGRAALRLALLAARHGDLTEAQLWCAQAVECGPAEVAERAARLRDALQQELSA, encoded by the coding sequence ATGGGGGACAAGGCGAGGCTGGTGGACGCACGTCGGCTGGTAGGGGCTCCCGTCCGGGGGAGTGAGCAGGGGACCGACCGGGGGAGCGACCCGGACGGGCAAGGCGGGCAGGTCCCGTCCCAGACGTCCGTCACGGCCGCCGTGGGCGCCTCCGCGGACGCCGCCGATCTGGAGCTCGAAACCGCCCGCCGCCGCGCCGAATCCGGCGACCCCGCCGCCCTGAGCACCCTCGGCGCCCTGCTGCTGCGCCGCGGCGACCTGGACGCCGCCGAGCGCTGCCTGCGCGCCGCCACCGCCGAGGGCGACCGCTCCGCCGCCAACAACCTGGGTGTCCTGCTGCACCAGCGCGGCTACCCCGACGAGGCCGCCGCCTGGTGGCGCGTCGCCGCCGTCGCCGGTTCGGCCGCCGCCGCGCACGCCCTGGGCCGCTACCACCGCGAGCGCGGCGACGAGCCCGCCGCCGAGTACTGGCTGCGGCAGTCCGCCGAGTCCGGGCACGCCCTCGGCGCCTACGCCCTCGCCGACCTCCTGGAGCACCGCAGCGACGTGGGCGCGGAGCGCTGGTTCCGGTCCGCCGCCGAGCGGGGCCACCGCGAGGCGGCGTACCGCCTCGCCCGCATCCTCGACGGCCGCGCCCCCGGCTCCGCCGCCACCCGCCCCGGCGTCCTCCCCGGCCCGGCCCCGGCGGCCGGCGGCCGCCGCACCCCCGTCGGCGGCGGGGACACCTCCGTACGAGACCTGCGGGCCGCCGCCGCGGTCGGCAAGGAGCGCGGGCCCGCCGCCGAGGCCGAGCAGTGGTACCGCCAGGCCGCCGCCCGCGGCCACCGCCGCGCCGCCCTCCACCTGGGCACCCTGCTGGAGGCGCGCGGCGAGATCCAGGAGGCGGCCCGCTGGTACCTGACCTCCGCCAAGGACGGCGAGTCCCGCGCCGCCTGCGCCCTCGGCTTCCTGCTGCGCGACGCCGGCGACAACGACAGCGCCGCCGTCTGGTGGCGCCGGGCCGCCCAGGACGGCGACGGCAACGCGGCCAACGCCCTGGGTGCCCTGCACGCCGACCGCGGCGAGGCCCAGCAGGCCGAGCGCTGGTACCGCGCCGCCCTGGACGCCGGTGACGTCAACGGCGCGTACAACCTCGCCCTGCTCTGCGCCGAGCAGGGCCGGTCGGCCCAGGCCGAGCAGTGGTACCGGCGCGCCGCCTACGCGGGCCACCGGGAGGCCGCCAACGCCCTGGCCGTCCTCCTGCTCCAGGCCGGCGACCCGGCGGGCGCCGAGCCGTGGTTCTCCAAGGCGGCCGAGGCCGGCAGCGTCGACGCCGCGTTCAACCTGGGCATCCTGTACGCCGGGAGACACGACGAGCGGGAGGCGCTGCGCTGGTACGAGCGCGCCGCCGCCGCCGGCCACACCGAGGCCGCCCTCCAGGTCGCCATGGCCCTGCTGCGGGACGGCGGCCAGGAGGACGCCGAGGAGGCCGAGCGCCATCTGCGGGTCGCGGCCCGCGGCGGCAGCGCCGAGGCCGCGTTCCGGCTCGCGAGCCTGCTGGACCGGGAGGACCGCGGCGAGGGCGCCGCGGCCGAGTGCGAGGAGTGGTACGACCGCGCCGCCCGCCAGGGGCACCGGCGGGCCCAGGTGCGGCTCGGGATGATCGTGGCGGCCCGCGGCGACGTCGTCCGGGCCGCCCGCTGGTACCGGGAGGCGGCGGAGGCGGGCAGCCGGAACGGCGCGTTCAACCTCGGGCTGCTGCTGGCCCGCGAGGGCAGCGAGCCGGAGGCCGCGCTGTGGTGGACGCGGGCCGCCGAGGCCGGGCACGGCCGCGCGGCCCTCCGGCTGGCCCTGCTGGCCGCCCGGCACGGCGATCTCACGGAGGCCCAGCTGTGGTGCGCGCAGGCGGTCGAGTGCGGCCCGGCCGAGGTCGCCGAGCGGGCGGCGCGGCTGCGGGACGCCCTCCAGCAGGAGCTGTCGGCGTGA
- a CDS encoding M50 family metallopeptidase: MDSTTATDLWDRLAGSQSGPSVWTVVGTGLVALAAIVPPRVWRVTRNAITIAHEGGHGLVALLSGRTLDGIRLHSDTSGLTVSRGRPTGFGMVLTAAAGYPAPSLLGLAGAWALSTGHVTALLWVAAALLAAMLVMIRNAYGALTVVLTGAAFVLVSWLAGPEVRAAFAYGVVWFLLLGGVRPSFELQRKRRFGAAADSDADQLGRLTGVTPVLWLLFFHVVALAALLAGGNLLLRG; encoded by the coding sequence ATGGACAGCACCACCGCCACCGACCTGTGGGACCGCCTGGCCGGCAGCCAGTCCGGGCCCTCGGTCTGGACCGTCGTCGGCACCGGGCTGGTCGCCCTGGCGGCGATCGTCCCGCCCCGGGTCTGGCGGGTGACGCGCAACGCGATCACCATCGCCCACGAGGGCGGCCACGGCCTGGTGGCGCTCCTCAGCGGCCGGACCCTGGACGGCATCAGGCTGCACTCGGACACCTCGGGACTCACGGTCTCGCGCGGACGGCCGACCGGCTTCGGCATGGTCCTCACCGCGGCCGCCGGCTACCCCGCGCCCTCGCTGCTCGGCCTGGCCGGCGCCTGGGCGCTGTCCACCGGGCACGTCACGGCCCTGCTGTGGGTGGCGGCGGCGCTGCTGGCCGCCATGCTGGTGATGATCCGCAACGCGTACGGCGCGCTGACGGTGGTGCTCACCGGCGCGGCCTTCGTCCTGGTCTCCTGGCTGGCCGGCCCGGAGGTGCGGGCGGCGTTCGCCTACGGGGTGGTGTGGTTCCTGCTGCTGGGGGGCGTGCGGCCGTCCTTCGAGCTCCAGCGCAAGCGCCGGTTCGGGGCGGCGGCGGACTCCGACGCCGACCAGCTCGGCCGGCTGACCGGGGTGACGCCGGTGCTGTGGCTGCTCTTCTTCCACGTGGTCGCGCTGGCCGCGCTGCTGGCCGGCGGCAACCTGCTGCTCCGGGGGTGA